One part of the Lotus japonicus ecotype B-129 chromosome 2, LjGifu_v1.2 genome encodes these proteins:
- the LOC130737898 gene encoding uncharacterized protein LOC130737898: protein MAKVVIFFVGLVLLHCWVAMAEAEYLKYKDPKQPLSTRIKDLINRMTLEEKIGQMVQIDRSVASADVMKKYFIGSMLSGGGSVPKQHASAEDWVDMVNDFQKGALSTRLGIPMIYGIDAVHGHNNVYRATIFPHNVGLGATRDPQLVKKIGEATALEVRATGIQYAFAPCIAVCRDPRWGRCYESYSEDHTIVQAMTELIPGLQGDIPANSPKGVPFVAGKNKVAACAKHYVGDGGTTKGINENNTVIDRHGLLSIHMPAYYKSIIKGVATIMVSYSSWNGEKMHANRDLVTGFLKNKLRFRGFVISDWQGIDRITYPPHANYTYSIQAGVSAGIDMVMIPYNFTELIDGLTMLVKNNFIPMSRIDDAVKRILRVKFVMGLFENPLADYSLVSQLGSQEHRDLAREAVRRSLVLLKNGESVDEPLLPLPKRASKILVAGTHANNLGYQCGGWTIEWQGLSGNNLTSGTTILSAITSTVEEDTEIVYKENPDLNYVKSNNFSYAIVVVGETPYAETNGDSLNLTLSNPGSEIINNVCGGVKCVVVLITGRPVVMQPYLDAIDALVAAWLPGSEGQGVSDVLFGDYGFSGKLPRTWFKSVDQLPMNVGDPHYDPLFPFGFGLTTKPNKAN, encoded by the exons ATGGCCAAAGTTGTCATCTTTTTTGTGGGGCTTGTGCTCTTGCACTGTTGGGTAGCCATGGCAGAGGCAGAGTATTTGAAATACAAAGATCCAAAACAGCCTCTGAGTACACGAATCAAGGACCTTATTAACAGGATGACTTTAGAAGAGAAAATTGGCCAGATGGTGCAGATTGATCGCAGTGTTGCTTCTGCTGATGTGATGAAGAAGTATTTTATTG GGAGTATGCTAAGTGGGGGTGGCAGTGTTCCCAAGCAACATGCTTCTGCAGAGGATTGGGTTGACATGGTGAATGATTTTCAAAAGGGTGCTTTATCTACTAGGTTGGGAATTCCAATGATATATGGGATTGATGCTGTTCATGGCCATAACAATGTCTATAGAGCAACCATTTTTCCTCACAATGTTGGTCTAGGAGCTACCAG AGACCCTCAACTGGTGAAGAAGATTGGAGAAGCAACTGCACTTGAAGTTAGAGCAACAGGAATTCAATATGCTTTTGCTCCTTGCATAGCG GTTTGCCGAGATCCTAGGTGGGGCCGATGCTATGAAAGTTATAGTGAAGATCATACAATAGTTCAAGCTATGACTGAGCTCATTCCAGGACTGCAAGGTGACATCCCAGCAAACTCACCAAAGGGAGTTCCATTTGTTGCTGGAAA gAATAAAGTTGCAGCTTGTGCTAAGCACTATGTTGGTGATGGTGGAACAACAAAAGGAATAAATGAGAACAACACAGTGATAGACAGACATGGGTTGCTCAGCATTCACATGCCAGCATACTATAAGTCAATCATTAAGGGTGTGGCAACCATCATGGTCTCTTACTCCAGCTGGAACGGAGAAAAAATGCACGCTAATCGTGATCTAGTCACCGGCTTTCTAAAGAACAAACTTCGTTTTAGG GGTTTTGTCATATCAGATTGGCAGGGAATTGACAGGATAACTTACCCTCCTCATGCAAACTATACATATTCCATTCAAGCCGGAGTCAGTGCTGGTATTGACATG GTAATGATTCCCTATAACTTCACAGAACTCATTGATGGCCTAACCATGCTGgtgaaaaataatttcatacCAATGAGTCGAATTGATGATGCAGTTAAGAGAATTTTGAGGGTCAAGTTTGTTATGGGTCTATTTGAGAATCCATTGGCTGATTATAGTCTAGTGAGCCAGCTTGGGAGCCAG GAGCATAGAGATTTGGCTAGGGAAGCTGTGAGAAGATCATTAGTCTTATTAAAGAATGGAGAAAGTGTTGATGAACCATTGCTCCCTCTTCCTAAAAGGGCTTCAAAAATACTTGTTGCTGGAACCCATGCTAATAATCTAGGCTATCAATGTGGTGGATGGACCATTGAATGGCAAGGACTCAGTGGCAACAACCTTACTAGTG GTACCACAATTCTGAGTGCTATCACAAGCACAGTTGAGGAAGATACAGAGATAGTCTACAAGGAGAACCCTGATCTAAACTATGTGAAGTCCAATAACTTTTCATATGCTATTGTGGTAGTTGGAGAAACTCCATATGCTGAAACCAATGGTGATAGCTTGAATTTGACCCTCTCTAATCCTGGTTCTGAGATCATAAACAATGTTTGTGGAGGAGTGAAGTGTGTTGTTGTGCTTATCACTGGTCGCCCTGTGGTTATGCAGCCATATCTTGATGCAATTGATGCCCTTGTTGCTGCTTGGCTCCCTGGTAGTGAAGGTCAAGGTGTGAGTGATGTGTTATTTGGTGACTATGGGTTCAGTGGAAAGCTCCCAAGGACATGGTTCAAGAGTGTTGATCAGTTGCCTATGAATGTTGGAGATCCTCATTATGACCCATTATTCCCATTTGGATTTGGCCTAACAACCAAACCCAACAAAGCCAATTAA